One genomic segment of Luteitalea sp. includes these proteins:
- a CDS encoding Uma2 family endonuclease: MSSYAASSLQGATMPTQAVTYVDAIRHLPAGSTLIIPDVSWAEYEQLLADLGDGYAVRLTYDQGRLEIMSPSSRHGRYTAFVSRVADVLASELKMNVESFGSTTFKEPALKQGAEPDTCFYVQHAAQVVGKMDLDLAVDPPPDVVVEIDVSHSSKRKLAFYAKLGVPEVWRFKEPRASIYQLTRTEYTEASTSLAFPGLTADMLTAVLLQIRTDSAQAVLEVFRESLRKLRKT; the protein is encoded by the coding sequence ATGAGTTCCTACGCAGCTTCTTCTTTGCAGGGAGCAACCATGCCGACGCAGGCGGTCACCTATGTCGATGCCATTCGGCATCTGCCGGCCGGCAGCACTTTGATCATTCCCGACGTCTCCTGGGCAGAGTACGAGCAGCTTCTAGCTGATCTGGGCGATGGCTACGCCGTCCGACTCACCTACGACCAGGGGAGGTTGGAGATCATGAGCCCTTCGTCCAGGCATGGAAGATACACCGCGTTCGTGTCGCGCGTCGCGGATGTGCTCGCCAGCGAGCTGAAGATGAACGTGGAGAGCTTTGGCTCAACCACCTTCAAGGAGCCGGCTTTGAAGCAAGGCGCCGAGCCTGACACCTGCTTCTACGTGCAACATGCGGCCCAAGTCGTAGGAAAGATGGATCTCGATCTCGCCGTCGATCCACCACCGGACGTCGTCGTCGAAATCGACGTTTCTCACAGCTCCAAACGAAAGCTCGCGTTCTACGCCAAGCTCGGCGTGCCGGAAGTGTGGCGATTCAAAGAGCCACGTGCCTCGATATATCAGCTCACCAGAACGGAATACACCGAAGCCTCGACAAGCCTTGCGTTTCCCGGGCTTACGGCTGACATGCTAACCGCGGTCCTCCTGCAAATCCGGACGGACAGTGCACAGGCTGTGCTCGAGGTATTCCGGGAATCGCTTCGGAAGCTCCGCAAGACATAA
- the corA gene encoding magnesium/cobalt transporter CorA: MISVFAHVDDHTRQADRVDPQWLAPDSLVNLWVDIALPEPAAEDLLSGLFRFHELSIEDAIAEVHHPKIESYDDYLYLVLHGIAYQAGGEAFATHDVDFFLGQHYLVTVHDGTSRSIARIKDLCIRNERLLGEGPGALMHRIVDTMVDHYAPELDQLEDRLEALEDDVLEGRDKDIVRRIMELKRDVGLLKRITVPQRDAVARLARREYVAIEEPLAYRFRDVYDHLVRFTEEANTFHDRVTALLDAHLSFMSNRLNEVMKVLTLIATIFMPLTVLTGLYGMNVTLPLMPGGDHAQFWWIGGMMGTLGLGMGWWFHRRRWW; encoded by the coding sequence ATGATTAGCGTCTTCGCCCACGTCGATGACCATACACGACAGGCCGACCGCGTCGACCCCCAGTGGTTGGCGCCAGACAGCCTCGTCAACCTCTGGGTGGACATCGCGCTGCCCGAACCCGCGGCTGAAGACCTGCTGAGCGGCCTCTTCCGGTTCCACGAGCTATCGATCGAGGACGCGATTGCCGAGGTGCATCATCCGAAGATCGAGTCCTATGATGACTACCTCTACCTGGTTCTTCACGGCATTGCGTACCAGGCGGGCGGCGAGGCATTTGCCACCCACGACGTCGACTTCTTTCTTGGGCAACACTACCTGGTGACCGTGCACGACGGCACGTCGCGCTCGATCGCGCGGATCAAAGACCTATGCATCAGAAACGAACGGCTGCTCGGTGAAGGCCCGGGTGCGCTGATGCATCGCATTGTCGACACGATGGTCGACCATTACGCCCCGGAGTTGGACCAGCTCGAAGATCGGCTCGAGGCGCTGGAAGACGATGTACTGGAAGGACGAGACAAAGATATCGTCCGAAGAATCATGGAGCTGAAGCGCGATGTCGGTCTGCTGAAACGGATCACGGTGCCGCAGCGTGACGCCGTGGCGCGGCTCGCTCGCCGCGAGTACGTCGCGATTGAGGAGCCGCTGGCCTACCGCTTCCGCGATGTCTATGACCATCTCGTGCGCTTCACCGAGGAGGCCAATACCTTCCACGACCGCGTGACAGCGCTGCTCGATGCGCACCTGTCGTTCATGTCGAACCGGCTGAACGAGGTGATGAAGGTGCTCACGCTCATTGCCACTATCTTCATGCCGCTCACCGTGCTTACTGGGCTTTACGGCATGAACGTCACGCTTCCCTTGATGCCAGGCGGGGATCACGCCCAGTTCTGGTGGATCGGAGGCATGATGGGGACCCTCGGGCTTGGGATGGGTTGGTGGTTTCATCGGCGCCGATGGTGGTGA